Proteins encoded by one window of Nitrospirota bacterium:
- the pdxA gene encoding 4-hydroxythreonine-4-phosphate dehydrogenase PdxA, with amino-acid sequence MKKIAITMGEPGGIGPEIIVKALFCAEIRNFCTPIVIGDIEIIKKAVRLTGLSLEVTPLLKITNSKPKAGKIEVLGVKSSKPFKKCSASAEAGTAVVSYVKKAVELALKKDVHAIVTAPVSKKSLKLAGFRWPGHTELLAELTGTKDFSMMFAGEKLKIILAAIHVPLKDVPGLLNKKLVLKTILHAKKGMDMLGIRKPRIAVAGLNPHAGETGILGTEEIKLITPAVNEARKKGINASGPYPPDVVFHKAYRGDFDIVVCMYHDQGLIPFKMLEFEKGVNVTVGLPIIRTSPDHGTAFDIAWKNKANPSSMLEAIRLAARLKLKD; translated from the coding sequence ATGAAAAAGATAGCCATAACAATGGGCGAGCCCGGGGGCATAGGGCCTGAGATAATCGTAAAGGCGCTTTTCTGCGCTGAAATAAGAAACTTCTGCACTCCAATAGTTATCGGCGATATTGAGATAATCAAAAAGGCAGTGAGGCTTACAGGGCTTTCACTTGAAGTCACGCCACTTTTAAAAATCACAAATTCAAAACCAAAAGCGGGAAAAATTGAAGTGCTCGGCGTCAAATCCTCTAAGCCGTTTAAAAAATGTTCCGCATCAGCGGAAGCAGGCACGGCTGTTGTAAGTTATGTAAAAAAGGCGGTTGAGCTTGCACTTAAAAAAGATGTTCATGCCATTGTCACAGCTCCCGTATCAAAAAAATCCCTGAAGCTTGCGGGTTTTCGCTGGCCCGGGCATACGGAACTTCTGGCTGAACTTACCGGGACAAAAGATTTTTCAATGATGTTCGCCGGAGAGAAATTAAAAATAATCCTTGCCGCAATACATGTGCCGCTAAAAGATGTGCCCGGCCTGCTCAATAAAAAACTCGTGCTCAAAACAATCCTCCATGCAAAAAAGGGGATGGACATGCTTGGCATCAGAAAACCCCGTATTGCAGTTGCAGGCTTAAATCCCCATGCAGGAGAGACAGGCATACTTGGAACTGAGGAAATAAAATTAATTACCCCGGCTGTCAATGAAGCGCGCAAAAAAGGCATTAACGCATCAGGCCCTTATCCGCCTGATGTTGTATTTCACAAGGCATACAGAGGGGATTTTGATATTGTCGTATGCATGTATCATGATCAGGGGCTAATTCCTTTTAAAATGCTTGAATTTGAAAAAGGGGTGAATGTGACTGTCGGGCTTCCAATAATAAGAACTTCGCCTGACCACGGCACTGCCTTTGACATAGCATGGAAGAACAAGGCAAATCCCTCAAGCATGCTTGAGGCGATAAGGCTTGCGGCAAGATTAAAACTAAAGGATTAA
- a CDS encoding RidA family protein produces the protein MPKKILYTDKAPTPKGPYSQAVIHNGLLYISGQGPVDPETGTILRGTIEEETEITLNNIKTIIEEAGASLKDVIKVTCYLADMDDFGRFNEVYKKYFTDEPPARSTIQAGRLPMDIQIEMDAIVALPKIN, from the coding sequence ATGCCCAAAAAAATACTTTATACGGATAAAGCACCGACGCCAAAAGGACCATATTCTCAGGCAGTAATTCACAATGGTTTGTTGTATATCTCAGGGCAGGGGCCTGTTGACCCTGAAACAGGTACAATACTGAGAGGAACTATTGAAGAGGAAACAGAGATAACCCTTAATAATATAAAGACCATTATTGAAGAGGCAGGTGCCAGTCTGAAAGATGTAATAAAAGTTACCTGCTACCTTGCGGATATGGATGATTTTGGAAGATTTAATGAAGTGTATAAAAAATATTTTACGGATGAACCTCCCGCACGGTCAACAATTCAGGCAGGACGCCTGCCGATGGACATTCAGATAGAGATGGATGCGATAGTGGCATTGCCTAAAATAAATTAA
- the purE gene encoding 5-(carboxyamino)imidazole ribonucleotide mutase: MKPKVLIIIGSDSDLPIMQEAEKILKQFNIPYDITVASAHRSPERVVQLVAGAEEKGVEVIIAGAGAAAHLAGVIAAHTILPVIGVPIDSSPLKGVDALFSTVQMPPGIPVAAMAIGKAGAKNAAILAAQILQFRNPSLSKALKKYKKKMALDVLEKAKKIRKR; this comes from the coding sequence ATGAAACCGAAAGTTTTAATCATCATTGGCAGTGATTCTGATTTGCCGATTATGCAGGAGGCAGAAAAGATTCTTAAGCAGTTTAATATTCCATATGACATTACCGTGGCCTCTGCACACAGGAGTCCTGAGAGAGTGGTCCAGCTTGTCGCAGGCGCAGAGGAAAAAGGTGTTGAGGTAATAATTGCGGGCGCGGGCGCAGCCGCGCATCTTGCAGGCGTTATTGCCGCACATACGATACTTCCTGTGATAGGCGTGCCCATAGACTCTTCTCCGCTTAAGGGAGTTGATGCGCTTTTTTCAACGGTCCAGATGCCCCCGGGCATACCAGTTGCGGCAATGGCAATAGGAAAAGCAGGCGCAAAAAATGCCGCCATCTTAGCCGCCCAGATTTTGCAGTTTAGAAACCCGTCTCTTTCAAAGGCATTAAAAAAATACAAAAAGAAAATGGCGCTTGACGTGCTTGAGAAGGCAAAAAAAATCAGGAAGAGGTAA
- the purD gene encoding phosphoribosylamine--glycine ligase, which translates to MKVLVIGSGGREHALVWKLSRSRRIDKIFCAPGNAGIAEIAECLDIKADDIDSLLNFVKYEGVDLTVVGPEATLAAGIVDVFVREERRIFGPNASGARLEGSKVFAKDFMRKYGIPSAEYKTFSSYSQAVEYIRLKGAPVVIKADGLAAGKGVFVCKTADEAINSLKLIMKDKVFGSAGNKVIVEQCLIGEEASFMILTNGKTVIPLATSQDHKTIFDGDKGPNTGGMGAYSPAPVVTEDLQANVMKTVINPLIKGLAKERIKYRGVIYAGLMICQGKPYVLEFNCRFGDPETQPILMRLESDFLDMLNATAEGKLKDVKVSWKDNVSVCVVIASKGYPDAYEKGKVITGLDALKDNDNTVVFHAGTSSADGKIVTSGGRVLGVTALGEDIQTAKKNAYKAIEKIHFDGMHYRKDIGDKAIKNRGQGA; encoded by the coding sequence ATGAAGGTTCTTGTCATTGGAAGCGGGGGGCGTGAGCACGCCCTCGTATGGAAGCTGAGCCGAAGCCGGAGAATTGATAAGATATTCTGCGCGCCGGGCAATGCGGGCATTGCAGAGATTGCTGAATGTCTTGATATAAAGGCAGATGACATTGATTCACTGCTGAACTTTGTCAAATACGAAGGGGTTGATTTAACAGTCGTCGGCCCTGAAGCCACGCTTGCCGCAGGCATTGTTGATGTATTTGTCAGGGAAGAACGCCGGATTTTCGGTCCCAATGCCTCAGGCGCAAGACTTGAGGGAAGCAAGGTGTTTGCAAAAGACTTCATGCGCAAATACGGAATCCCTTCTGCCGAATATAAGACATTTTCATCTTATTCGCAGGCAGTGGAATACATAAGGCTAAAAGGCGCTCCGGTTGTAATTAAGGCAGACGGGCTTGCCGCAGGCAAAGGCGTATTTGTGTGCAAAACAGCGGATGAGGCGATAAATTCCCTCAAATTAATCATGAAGGATAAGGTATTCGGCAGCGCAGGCAATAAGGTCATAGTGGAGCAGTGCCTGATTGGGGAAGAGGCTTCTTTTATGATTCTGACTAACGGCAAGACAGTCATCCCTCTTGCTACTTCTCAGGACCACAAAACGATTTTTGACGGCGACAAGGGACCGAATACAGGCGGCATGGGCGCTTACAGCCCGGCGCCCGTTGTAACTGAAGATTTACAGGCAAATGTCATGAAGACCGTGATAAATCCCCTGATAAAGGGGCTTGCAAAAGAGCGCATAAAATACAGGGGCGTGATTTATGCCGGTCTTATGATTTGCCAAGGGAAACCATATGTGCTTGAGTTTAACTGCCGGTTCGGCGACCCGGAGACACAGCCTATTTTAATGAGGCTTGAGAGCGATTTTCTTGATATGCTGAATGCAACTGCAGAGGGAAAGCTTAAGGATGTCAAGGTTTCGTGGAAAGACAATGTTTCTGTCTGTGTTGTCATAGCTTCAAAAGGATACCCTGACGCATATGAAAAGGGCAAAGTAATCACAGGACTTGATGCATTAAAAGATAATGACAATACAGTGGTCTTTCATGCAGGAACAAGCTCTGCCGATGGAAAGATTGTCACCTCAGGCGGAAGGGTTCTCGGTGTGACTGCGCTCGGGGAAGACATCCAGACAGCTAAGAAAAATGCCTACAAGGCAATTGAGAAAATTCATTTTGACGGGATGCATTACAGAAAAGATATAGGGGATAAAGCGATTAAAAATAGGGGTCAAGGGGCATAG
- the purH gene encoding bifunctional phosphoribosylaminoimidazolecarboxamide formyltransferase/IMP cyclohydrolase: protein MSKVQRALISVSDKNGIVEFAKELSAMGVEILSTGGTAKALREAGLQVTEVSDYTGFPEMLDGRLKTLHPKIHGGLLSRRDHKKDMEDINKHSIKPIDMVVVNLYPFEATVSKPNVTFDEAIENIDIGGPTMLRAASKNFKDVAVVVDPADYKKIIEEFKGGGISHDTKFYLAQKVFSHTARYDTIISNHLAAFLKSAETFPHHLNQTFSKVADLRYGENPHQKAAIYREPLYKGLSLVDAKILQGKEMSYNNYLDSASAIDLVREFREPAAVIIKHNNPCGVATADKIETAYVKAYEIDPLSAFGGVIALNKNVNPATAREILKLFVEIIIAPGFDSDALMLLNEKPNIRLLVLDISQNPTGIDMRKIQGGLLVQERDTGMVNNIRALKAVTKRKPTDDEYAALSFAWKVCKHMKSNAIIYATKNSAVGIGVGQTSRVDSAKLGAMKALGSLKGTVVGSDAFFPNRDGIDYIASMGVTAVIQPGGSIKDNDAIAAADEHNMAMVFTGMRHFKH from the coding sequence ATGAGCAAGGTTCAAAGGGCCTTAATAAGCGTATCGGACAAAAACGGTATTGTAGAATTTGCAAAAGAATTATCCGCAATGGGAGTAGAAATTCTGTCAACCGGAGGCACGGCAAAGGCATTGCGCGAGGCCGGCCTTCAGGTTACGGAGGTCTCCGACTACACAGGATTCCCTGAGATGCTTGACGGAAGGCTTAAGACCCTGCATCCGAAAATTCACGGAGGGCTTCTTTCAAGGCGGGATCATAAAAAAGACATGGAGGACATAAACAAACACAGCATCAAGCCCATAGACATGGTAGTTGTTAATCTCTATCCTTTTGAGGCCACGGTGTCAAAGCCCAATGTAACTTTTGACGAGGCAATTGAAAACATTGATATAGGCGGTCCCACAATGCTCAGGGCAGCTTCAAAAAATTTCAAAGACGTTGCCGTGGTGGTGGACCCTGCGGATTACAAAAAGATTATTGAAGAGTTTAAGGGCGGCGGCATCAGTCATGACACAAAATTCTATCTGGCGCAAAAGGTATTTTCACACACCGCCCGGTATGACACCATTATTTCCAATCATCTTGCGGCATTTTTAAAGTCCGCGGAAACTTTTCCGCATCATCTTAACCAGACTTTCTCAAAGGTAGCAGATTTAAGATACGGAGAGAATCCGCATCAGAAGGCAGCCATCTACAGAGAGCCTCTTTACAAAGGACTCTCCCTTGTTGACGCCAAGATACTGCAGGGCAAGGAAATGTCCTATAACAATTACCTTGATTCGGCATCGGCAATAGACCTTGTGCGGGAATTCAGGGAGCCGGCAGCAGTAATTATCAAGCACAATAATCCATGCGGTGTTGCAACTGCCGATAAAATTGAAACTGCATATGTAAAGGCATATGAGATTGACCCGCTCTCTGCCTTCGGGGGCGTAATTGCATTAAACAAAAATGTGAATCCGGCGACTGCGAGGGAGATACTGAAGCTTTTTGTTGAAATAATCATAGCTCCCGGGTTTGACTCAGATGCCCTGATGCTTCTAAATGAAAAACCGAATATCAGACTGCTCGTGCTTGATATCTCGCAAAACCCCACGGGTATTGATATGAGAAAAATTCAGGGAGGCTTGCTTGTTCAGGAAAGGGATACAGGCATGGTGAATAACATCAGGGCTTTGAAAGCGGTTACAAAAAGAAAGCCTACTGACGATGAATATGCCGCCTTGTCATTTGCATGGAAGGTCTGCAAGCATATGAAATCAAATGCAATCATATACGCTACAAAAAACAGCGCGGTGGGAATCGGAGTCGGTCAGACAAGCAGGGTGGACTCCGCAAAACTCGGCGCCATGAAGGCGCTCGGCTCGCTCAAAGGCACGGTCGTCGGCTCTGATGCGTTTTTCCCGAACAGGGACGGAATTGACTACATTGCATCAATGGGCGTGACAGCGGTGATTCAGCCCGGCGGCTCAATCAAGGACAATGATGCTATAGCAGCGGCGGATGAGCACAATATGGCAATGGTGTTTACCGGAATGAGGCATTTTAAACATTAA
- the radC gene encoding DNA repair protein RadC — protein MEYKSIKNWPEDERPRERLLKFGAGGLSTAQLLAVILRTGGKNKSALELGRELLSEFKGLREISDASAAELSIVRGIGGAKAAQVKAALELGKRMLQNSAENSRETQGVKHSRDVYDYYRHKFFGQKKEMFLCAMLDIKNRIFKDATVSVGTLTSSLVHPREVFRHAIKEAAASVIFIHNHPSGDPSPSKNDIEITGRLIETGRIVGINVLDHVIVTDERYVSIMEGGYL, from the coding sequence GTGGAATACAAAAGCATAAAAAACTGGCCTGAGGATGAAAGACCGAGGGAAAGGCTCCTTAAATTCGGGGCCGGGGGACTAAGCACCGCACAGCTTCTTGCAGTAATATTAAGAACCGGCGGAAAGAACAAAAGCGCCCTTGAGCTGGGACGTGAACTGCTGTCGGAATTCAAAGGCTTGAGGGAAATATCAGACGCCTCTGCGGCTGAACTCTCAATAGTCAGAGGCATAGGCGGGGCAAAGGCAGCTCAGGTAAAAGCTGCGCTTGAGCTGGGGAAGCGCATGCTTCAAAATTCCGCAGAAAATAGCCGGGAGACGCAGGGCGTCAAGCACAGCAGGGATGTGTACGATTACTACAGACACAAGTTTTTCGGTCAGAAGAAGGAAATGTTTTTATGCGCCATGCTTGATATTAAAAACCGGATTTTTAAGGACGCAACTGTTTCCGTGGGCACCCTGACAAGCTCCCTTGTTCATCCAAGGGAGGTCTTCAGGCATGCGATAAAAGAGGCGGCGGCCTCAGTGATATTCATCCACAATCACCCGAGCGGAGACCCGAGCCCGAGCAAAAACGATATTGAGATAACCGGACGGCTTATTGAAACAGGCAGGATTGTGGGCATCAATGTCTTAGACCATGTGATTGTGACTGACGAAAGATATGTCAGCATTATGGAAGGCGGGTATTTATAG
- the rph gene encoding ribonuclease PH, with protein MRPDKRAANELRSIKITRNFLNTAEGSVLVEAGNTKVICTASIEDRVPPFLKELERGWVTAEYSMLPRSTPTRITREATTGKVGGRTHEIQRLIGRTMRSVMDMDLLGKRTIWLDCDVIQADGGTRTTAITGAFIALSDAVTYAMKNNIIEKYPIKDFVAAVSVGIVDGEPLLDLSYAEDSTAEVDMNIVMTGSGKFIEVQGTAESMPFDKEQFQRLLELAESGINKIIAIQKSVLGNTG; from the coding sequence ATGCGTCCTGACAAAAGGGCTGCCAATGAACTTAGAAGCATTAAAATCACGAGAAATTTCTTAAATACCGCCGAGGGTTCTGTTTTAGTTGAAGCAGGCAATACAAAAGTCATCTGCACTGCTTCCATAGAAGACAGGGTGCCCCCGTTTCTTAAAGAGCTGGAAAGGGGATGGGTTACAGCCGAATACTCCATGCTACCGCGTTCAACACCTACAAGGATAACGAGAGAAGCAACAACCGGAAAAGTCGGCGGAAGAACCCATGAGATACAAAGACTTATCGGAAGGACCATGCGGTCAGTCATGGATATGGACCTGCTCGGGAAGCGCACCATCTGGCTTGACTGTGATGTCATTCAGGCAGACGGAGGCACAAGGACTACGGCAATAACAGGCGCGTTTATCGCCCTCTCGGATGCTGTAACATATGCAATGAAAAACAACATAATTGAAAAATACCCCATTAAGGATTTTGTTGCGGCTGTAAGCGTCGGTATTGTGGACGGAGAGCCGCTGCTGGACCTGTCATATGCAGAGGACTCAACTGCAGAGGTTGATATGAACATAGTAATGACCGGCTCGGGGAAATTTATTGAAGTTCAGGGCACCGCCGAATCCATGCCTTTTGACAAGGAACAGTTTCAAAGGCTCCTTGAACTGGCGGAATCCGGGATTAATAAAATTATTGCAATACAGAAAAGTGTCTTGGGAAATACAGGTTAA
- a CDS encoding GerMN domain-containing protein has protein sequence MKGIRRIKTGANFWTYLLIAFAVFTAGALGSYFYFKPRLALELPFIADIAAKEEAKKYPWGKEKTVEEILTAGEGKELIDDTVLTDIENSVKKNIMSYDVKIIAVSMDKDSIFYIDLSSELKKSFKGDASEEYSIIEGLYKSLRENIPDLTAMKILMDSKNTDSLGGHIDLSAPLSGKVFEDSSR, from the coding sequence ATGAAGGGAATCAGGCGAATCAAAACCGGAGCTAATTTCTGGACTTATCTGCTTATTGCCTTTGCAGTATTTACGGCTGGGGCGCTGGGAAGTTATTTTTATTTTAAACCGAGGCTTGCACTTGAACTCCCTTTCATTGCGGACATTGCGGCAAAAGAAGAAGCAAAAAAATATCCATGGGGAAAAGAAAAAACGGTTGAAGAAATTTTAACAGCCGGAGAGGGTAAAGAACTTATTGACGACACTGTTCTTACAGACATTGAAAACTCAGTTAAGAAAAATATTATGTCCTATGATGTTAAAATAATCGCGGTGTCAATGGACAAAGACAGTATCTTTTACATTGATTTAAGCAGTGAGCTTAAAAAATCTTTCAAAGGCGATGCGTCTGAGGAATACAGCATTATTGAGGGTCTGTATAAAAGCCTCAGGGAAAATATACCTGATCTGACCGCTATGAAAATACTGATGGACAGCAAAAACACAGACAGCCTCGGCGGACATATTGACCTCTCGGCGCCGCTTTCCGGAAAGGTCTTTGAAGATTCATCCCGTTAA
- a CDS encoding N-acetylmuramoyl-L-alanine amidase, whose amino-acid sequence MKRINLKFIIFLLVISFIPHGIQSAELPQIKLRGSRHPEFVRIVMEGPEALISKGIVNQRGQDIVVHFQGPGFSLEDVELPFAYKTVRNTVVFSPKDFKQFKTAFLKSPPRLVIDVYQDIKIEEKKDEVKDKIIPLKTRIIIIDPGHGGYEYGLIAGNYREKDVVLDLAKTLRALIVKGGAQCLFTRNGDQIIPLAERAAFSNNKKGEIFLSLHTGRHKDIVLYTPVLSGSPPMDEGVSAGQRPFISKTSALMESMQKAVRENLGANMVSVTPLPYSVLSGIEAAALIIELPSFGESGYETEFKKMLVNTILKGIYFYEGNQANQNRS is encoded by the coding sequence ATGAAACGCATAAATTTAAAATTCATAATTTTCCTGCTTGTTATTTCTTTCATCCCTCATGGCATTCAGTCTGCAGAACTCCCCCAGATAAAGTTAAGGGGCAGCAGGCATCCTGAGTTTGTAAGGATTGTCATGGAGGGGCCTGAAGCCTTGATATCAAAAGGCATTGTCAACCAGAGGGGGCAGGATATTGTGGTCCATTTTCAGGGTCCCGGATTCTCGCTGGAGGATGTTGAACTTCCGTTTGCCTATAAAACCGTAAGAAACACCGTGGTGTTTTCTCCAAAAGATTTCAAGCAATTTAAAACCGCATTTCTAAAATCCCCGCCCAGACTGGTTATTGATGTCTATCAGGACATAAAGATTGAGGAGAAAAAAGACGAGGTAAAGGATAAAATAATTCCACTTAAGACCAGAATAATCATCATAGACCCGGGACATGGAGGCTATGAGTATGGTTTGATTGCAGGCAATTACAGGGAAAAAGACGTTGTTTTAGACCTTGCCAAAACACTCAGGGCCTTAATTGTAAAAGGAGGAGCGCAGTGCCTTTTTACAAGAAACGGCGACCAGATTATACCCCTGGCAGAACGCGCCGCTTTCTCAAACAATAAAAAAGGCGAAATCTTCCTGAGCCTCCATACCGGCAGACATAAGGATATTGTATTATATACTCCTGTATTATCGGGAAGCCCCCCCATGGATGAAGGCGTTTCCGCAGGACAGAGACCTTTTATCTCAAAAACATCGGCTCTCATGGAGTCTATGCAGAAGGCCGTCAGGGAAAATTTGGGCGCCAATATGGTATCAGTAACGCCTCTGCCATACAGCGTACTCTCGGGGATTGAGGCGGCAGCCCTGATAATTGAACTGCCGTCTTTTGGGGAGTCCGGTTATGAAACTGAATTTAAAAAAATGCTGGTAAATACTATTTTAAAAGGCATTTATTTTTATGAAGGGAATCAGGCGAATCAAAACCGGAGCTAA
- a CDS encoding sigma-54-dependent Fis family transcriptional regulator, which produces MNSQQVLLVDDEQQILLSYSLILRSSGIANVLTVQDSRQVMPLLGRQDVAVIILDLIMPHISGIELLSKIKQEFPQISVIVMTAVNDLDKAVECMKEGAGDYLVKPVEKSRFVSCVKKTLELITLRDEVSALTQKILHGHLEHEDFFAPVVTVNKNMKAIFYYVEAIAKSDKPICITGETGVGKELISRIIHNVSGLSGEFIPVNVAGLDDPVFSDTLFGHKRGAYTGADKDRKGLIVQASGGTLLLDEIGDLSSTAQVKLLRLLEEKTYYPLGSDTPGTSYARILVSTNKDLKKLISEGNFRKDLYFRLCTHHVHIPPLRERREDIPLLIEQFIAEAAGSVNKKKPVYPRELITLLVNYDFPGNVRELQAMIFDAVAQHKSGILSLESFKEFIKNKGINSKIDPAVSLPDAVSGLNITGQFPTMKEAEEFLIEEALKRANGNQGIAASLLGITRQALNKRLARNAV; this is translated from the coding sequence ATGAATTCCCAGCAGGTTCTTCTGGTAGATGACGAGCAGCAGATACTGCTCAGTTACAGCTTGATTTTGCGAAGCTCTGGTATTGCAAATGTCCTGACGGTTCAGGACAGCCGGCAGGTTATGCCTTTGCTTGGCAGACAGGATGTGGCAGTAATTATATTAGACCTTATTATGCCGCATATCTCAGGGATTGAACTCCTGTCTAAAATCAAACAGGAATTCCCTCAGATTTCGGTCATTGTCATGACTGCGGTAAATGATCTGGACAAGGCTGTGGAGTGCATGAAGGAAGGCGCAGGGGATTATCTTGTCAAACCGGTTGAAAAAAGCAGATTTGTTTCATGTGTTAAAAAGACATTGGAACTTATAACTCTGCGGGATGAGGTCTCTGCTCTTACGCAAAAAATTCTTCACGGGCATCTGGAGCATGAAGATTTTTTTGCACCTGTAGTTACAGTCAATAAAAACATGAAGGCTATTTTCTATTATGTTGAAGCAATTGCAAAATCCGATAAGCCGATTTGTATTACCGGAGAGACTGGAGTAGGGAAGGAGTTAATCTCAAGGATAATACATAATGTGAGCGGGCTTAGCGGCGAATTTATTCCGGTAAATGTGGCAGGGCTTGACGATCCGGTATTTTCAGATACTTTATTCGGTCATAAAAGGGGCGCATATACAGGCGCTGATAAGGACAGAAAGGGTTTAATTGTCCAGGCATCCGGGGGTACTTTGCTGCTTGATGAAATAGGCGACTTGAGCAGTACGGCTCAGGTTAAACTGCTGCGCCTGCTGGAGGAAAAAACATATTACCCTCTCGGCTCGGATACCCCGGGAACCAGTTATGCCCGGATTCTTGTCAGTACAAATAAGGACCTGAAGAAACTGATTTCAGAGGGCAATTTCAGAAAGGACCTGTATTTCAGGCTCTGCACCCATCATGTCCACATTCCGCCTTTGCGGGAGAGGCGTGAGGATATTCCCTTGCTGATTGAGCAGTTTATTGCGGAGGCGGCAGGGTCTGTGAATAAGAAAAAACCGGTATATCCGCGCGAGCTTATAACGCTTCTTGTAAACTATGATTTCCCGGGCAATGTCCGCGAGCTTCAGGCTATGATTTTTGATGCCGTTGCACAGCATAAGTCTGGAATACTTTCTCTGGAGAGTTTTAAGGAATTTATCAAAAACAAGGGGATAAATTCCAAAATTGACCCGGCGGTTTCATTGCCTGATGCAGTGTCAGGGCTGAATATCACCGGCCAATTTCCAACCATGAAAGAAGCCGAGGAATTTCTGATAGAAGAGGCGCTGAAACGTGCAAACGGCAATCAGGGGATTGCGGCATCGCTTCTGGGCATTACCCGTCAGGCGCTGAACAAAAGACTGGCAAGGAATGCTGTATAA